A part of Paenibacillus sp. IHBB 10380 genomic DNA contains:
- the ispD gene encoding 2-C-methyl-D-erythritol 4-phosphate cytidylyltransferase, whose product MDNSLGVVIVSAGKGSRMRTRENKQYLLLQEKPVIIHTLEVFNDMPLVQEIVLVTGEEDVERCQRWLREYKLSKVVHVIPGGRERQHSVYKGLMKIRTQWVMVHDGVRPFIDPLNIQDCYDMAIRKGAAVLAVPVKDTIKQVDGAGTIVATPDRQSLWAIQTPQTFRMSDLIHAHEDAEACGFVGTDDSMLVERMGIPVAVVEGSYTNIKLTTPEDLEYAEFIEKRKGEGKS is encoded by the coding sequence ATGGACAACAGTCTGGGAGTCGTCATTGTGTCAGCGGGCAAAGGTTCTCGTATGCGTACTCGTGAGAATAAGCAGTACCTACTGCTGCAGGAGAAGCCCGTAATCATCCATACATTGGAAGTATTTAATGACATGCCACTAGTACAGGAAATTGTCCTGGTGACAGGTGAAGAGGACGTAGAGCGTTGTCAGCGATGGCTGAGAGAGTACAAGCTGAGTAAGGTCGTGCATGTGATTCCGGGTGGTAGAGAGAGACAACATTCTGTATATAAAGGTCTGATGAAGATCCGTACGCAGTGGGTTATGGTGCATGACGGTGTGCGACCGTTTATAGACCCTCTAAATATTCAGGATTGTTATGATATGGCGATTCGTAAAGGAGCAGCGGTACTGGCTGTACCTGTGAAGGATACGATTAAGCAGGTGGATGGAGCAGGTACGATTGTGGCAACGCCAGACCGTCAAAGTCTGTGGGCTATTCAGACCCCACAGACTTTTCGTATGTCCGATCTGATTCATGCCCATGAAGATGCAGAGGCATGTGGATTTGTGGGAACGGATGATTCGATGCTAGTGGAGCGAATGGGGATTCCTGTGGCTGTGGTAGAAGGAAGTTACACCAATATCAAGTTGACGACACCAGAAGACTTGGAGTATGCCGAATTTATAGAGAAACGTAAGGGAGAGGGTAAATCGTGA
- a CDS encoding Mini-ribonuclease 3: MSGPNDVKGRSQAGAGEWFPYPPSKPAKLISPIVLAYVGDALYEVAVRQYLVSKSNLRPHHLHRSATQLVSAKAQSKIVTHLDGVLTDEERDVVRQGRNAKSGSIPKNADVLEYRHATAFECLIGYLYYTNQTERLNELVEIGIQYMEQLS, translated from the coding sequence ATGAGCGGTCCGAACGATGTGAAAGGGCGGTCTCAGGCTGGAGCGGGAGAGTGGTTTCCTTACCCACCTTCCAAACCAGCGAAGTTGATTTCTCCAATCGTGCTCGCGTATGTTGGAGATGCGTTGTATGAAGTAGCTGTAAGACAATACCTGGTATCTAAGTCTAATTTGAGACCTCATCATCTTCATCGCTCAGCTACGCAGTTAGTATCTGCCAAAGCTCAAAGTAAGATTGTAACTCATCTAGATGGGGTATTGACAGATGAGGAGCGAGATGTGGTACGGCAGGGTCGCAATGCTAAGTCAGGAAGTATACCTAAGAATGCAGATGTTTTAGAGTATCGACATGCAACGGCGTTTGAATGTTTAATCGGGTACTTGTATTATACAAATCAAACCGAGAGATTAAATGAATTGGTCGAGATCGGTATTCAATACATGGAACAACTAAGCTAA
- the gltX gene encoding glutamate--tRNA ligase, whose product MTSSVRVRYAPSPTGHLHIGNARTALFNYLYARNQGGKLIIRIEDTDVKRNVAGGEESQLKYLKWLGMEWDESVDVGGPFGPYRQTERLDIYRTFWKDLLDRGLAYRCYCTEEELEQEREEQTARGETPRYSGKHRNLTEEQCSTFEAEGRIASIRFRVPEDATYTFDDMVKGSISFNTHDTGDFVIVKKDGIPTYNFAVVIDDHEMEITHVLRGEDHISNTPRQLMIYEALGWTAPHFGHMTLIVNENHKKLSKRDESIVQFIEQYDQLGYLPEALFNFIALMGWSPEGEEEIFGKEELISIFNADRLSKSPAVFDQNKLAHLNNYYIKHADPDRIAELAVPHLQRAGHLPEKLNEEQTVWAKSLVALYQEQLISASHIVELSEVFFRTHLELDDEANGILAEAQVPTVLAAFLAKIEGTDEFTAANMAVLIKEVQKETGFKGKQLFMPIRVALTGQTHGRDLNQTIFLLGKEVVQNRLKAQINGA is encoded by the coding sequence ATGACCAGTAGTGTGCGTGTGCGCTATGCGCCAAGCCCAACAGGACATTTACATATTGGAAATGCAAGAACAGCGCTTTTTAACTATTTGTATGCTCGTAATCAAGGCGGAAAGTTGATTATTCGAATTGAAGATACAGATGTGAAACGGAACGTTGCTGGTGGGGAAGAAAGCCAGCTGAAATATTTGAAGTGGCTTGGAATGGAGTGGGATGAGAGTGTGGATGTCGGGGGACCCTTCGGGCCTTATCGTCAGACTGAACGACTCGATATTTATCGCACATTCTGGAAGGACCTGCTAGATCGTGGCCTGGCTTACCGTTGTTACTGTACAGAAGAGGAGCTGGAGCAGGAGCGAGAAGAGCAAACCGCTCGTGGGGAGACCCCTCGTTATTCAGGTAAACATCGCAACTTAACGGAAGAGCAATGTAGTACGTTTGAGGCAGAAGGACGTATTGCGAGTATTCGCTTTCGAGTACCGGAGGATGCGACTTATACTTTTGATGATATGGTTAAGGGAAGCATTTCTTTCAATACACATGATACGGGTGATTTCGTTATTGTTAAGAAAGATGGCATTCCGACTTACAATTTTGCAGTAGTTATTGATGATCATGAGATGGAGATTACTCATGTACTACGTGGAGAAGACCATATCTCTAACACACCACGTCAGTTAATGATCTATGAAGCATTGGGCTGGACAGCGCCACACTTTGGACATATGACATTGATTGTGAATGAGAATCATAAGAAGCTTAGCAAGCGTGATGAGTCTATTGTTCAGTTTATTGAACAATATGATCAATTGGGATATTTACCTGAAGCTTTGTTTAATTTCATCGCATTGATGGGTTGGTCTCCTGAAGGTGAGGAAGAAATTTTTGGTAAGGAAGAGCTAATCTCCATTTTTAATGCTGATCGTTTGTCAAAGAGTCCTGCCGTATTTGATCAGAACAAGCTTGCTCATCTGAATAATTATTATATTAAGCATGCAGATCCAGATCGTATTGCTGAATTAGCTGTTCCTCATTTACAGCGTGCGGGACATTTGCCAGAGAAATTGAATGAAGAGCAGACAGTTTGGGCCAAGTCATTGGTCGCATTGTATCAGGAGCAGTTAATTTCAGCATCTCATATTGTAGAGTTATCGGAAGTATTCTTCCGTACACATTTAGAATTGGACGACGAAGCGAATGGCATTCTTGCAGAAGCGCAAGTGCCTACCGTGTTAGCAGCATTCTTAGCAAAGATAGAAGGTACGGATGAATTTACAGCAGCTAATATGGCTGTTCTCATCAAGGAAGTACAGAAAGAAACAGGCTTCAAAGGTAAGCAGTTATTTATGCCGATTCGTGTCGCACTGACAGGTCAGACGCATGGTCGTGATTTGAATCAAACGATATTTTTATTGGGTAAAGAGGTAGTTCAGAATAGATTAAAAGCACAGATTAATGGTGCTTAG
- the cysS gene encoding cysteine--tRNA ligase has protein sequence MVLKIYNTMTRKKENFVPLEQGKVKMYVCGPTVYDYIHIGNARPMIVFDVVRMYLEQLGNEVNYVVNFTDVDDKLIRKSEQMNSTVPEVADTFIGAYYEDLEGLGLTRATLNPRVTENMDSILEFIQELEDKGYAYENGGDVFYRTHKFSEYGKLSHQKLDELQFGIRIGVDERKEHPEDFVLWKAAKPGEIYWSSPWGNGRPGWHIECSAMARRYLGDSIDIHGGGQDLQFPHHECEVAQTEALTGKTFANYWMHNGYIRIDNEKMSKSLGNGILVKDLRKQYKWESIRYFMLSTHYRNPLNFNDETIDQAEKSTERISNAVTNIKHRLTSVVDNVDDTVSEELQGKLSSILETYHDKMQDDFNTPDAITAMFDWVNESNLLLQQPIAKSVDLRALLEVFDEMNQVLRLYSAVKDELLDEEIEQLIVERVEARQSKNWNRADEIRDQLASKGILLEDTAQGMRWRRK, from the coding sequence ATGGTGCTTAAAATTTATAACACAATGACTCGGAAGAAAGAGAACTTTGTACCACTGGAACAAGGAAAAGTAAAAATGTACGTATGCGGACCTACTGTTTACGATTACATTCATATCGGCAATGCACGTCCGATGATTGTGTTCGATGTCGTACGTATGTATTTAGAACAATTGGGTAATGAAGTGAATTATGTTGTCAATTTCACTGATGTTGATGATAAGCTCATTCGTAAATCCGAGCAAATGAACAGTACAGTACCAGAGGTGGCGGATACTTTTATTGGGGCCTACTATGAAGATCTTGAGGGTCTGGGACTTACTCGCGCCACATTAAATCCACGAGTAACGGAGAATATGGATTCTATTCTTGAATTCATACAAGAACTTGAAGATAAAGGTTATGCATATGAGAATGGTGGAGACGTGTTCTACCGAACTCATAAGTTCTCAGAGTATGGTAAGTTATCTCATCAGAAGCTAGATGAGCTTCAATTCGGAATTCGGATTGGGGTGGATGAGCGTAAAGAACATCCAGAAGATTTCGTACTCTGGAAGGCAGCAAAACCAGGAGAAATTTACTGGTCTAGTCCATGGGGGAATGGTCGCCCGGGCTGGCATATTGAATGCTCTGCTATGGCGCGTCGCTATCTAGGAGATAGCATTGATATTCATGGGGGTGGACAGGATCTTCAGTTCCCACATCATGAATGTGAGGTAGCACAGACTGAAGCGCTAACAGGTAAGACGTTTGCTAACTATTGGATGCACAATGGCTATATTCGGATCGATAACGAGAAGATGTCTAAGTCACTTGGTAACGGCATTCTAGTAAAGGATCTGCGCAAACAGTATAAGTGGGAGTCCATACGTTATTTCATGTTATCTACTCATTATCGTAACCCCCTTAATTTTAATGATGAGACGATAGATCAAGCTGAGAAGAGTACTGAACGTATAAGCAATGCAGTCACCAATATTAAACATCGGTTGACTTCAGTAGTGGATAATGTTGATGACACAGTGAGTGAAGAGCTTCAGGGCAAACTTTCCTCAATATTAGAAACCTATCATGACAAAATGCAAGATGACTTCAATACGCCTGATGCTATCACGGCTATGTTTGATTGGGTAAATGAAAGCAATTTATTACTACAGCAGCCGATTGCTAAATCTGTTGATTTACGAGCTTTATTGGAAGTTTTTGACGAGATGAATCAGGTGTTACGTCTTTACTCTGCTGTAAAAGATGAATTGCTGGATGAAGAAATTGAGCAACTTATTGTTGAGAGAGTAGAAGCGCGCCAATCGAAGAACTGGAACCGTGCAGATGAAATTCGCGATCAGTTAGCATCTAAGGGGATTCTTTTAGAAGACACCGCGCAAGGTATGCGCTGGCGGCGTAAATGA
- the sigH gene encoding RNA polymerase sporulation sigma factor SigH: protein MSVDLKELMFSEYVCLSDEDIVEAFRLGESEALEFLINKYRNFVRAKARSYFLIGADREDIVQEGMIGLYKSIRDFRGDKQSSFKAFAELCITRQIITAIKTATRQKHIPLNSYISLDKPIYDEDSDRTLLDVICGSQICDPEELIINQEEFVGLEDKMSEILSDLERKVLMLYLDGRSYQEIAVDLKRHVKSIDNALQRVKRKLERYLEVRDN from the coding sequence GTGAGTGTTGACCTCAAGGAGTTAATGTTTTCTGAATATGTATGCCTGAGTGATGAGGACATCGTCGAGGCTTTCCGTTTAGGAGAGAGTGAGGCGTTAGAGTTCTTAATCAACAAATACCGGAACTTTGTGCGCGCCAAGGCCAGATCTTACTTTCTGATCGGTGCTGATCGTGAAGATATTGTCCAAGAAGGAATGATCGGTTTATATAAATCGATTCGAGATTTTAGAGGGGACAAGCAATCGTCATTCAAAGCTTTCGCTGAGCTGTGTATTACAAGACAGATCATTACGGCAATTAAGACGGCGACAAGACAAAAGCATATTCCTCTAAATTCTTATATATCTTTGGACAAGCCCATTTATGATGAAGATTCCGACCGCACTTTACTCGATGTTATTTGTGGCTCGCAGATATGTGATCCCGAAGAACTAATTATTAATCAAGAAGAGTTTGTAGGCTTAGAAGACAAGATGTCGGAAATTTTAAGTGATTTAGAACGTAAGGTTCTCATGTTGTATTTGGACGGCCGTTCCTATCAGGAAATTGCAGTTGATCTCAAACGACATGTTAAATCAATCGACAACGCTCTTCAACGTGTAAAACGCAAGTTGGAGAGATATTTAGAAGTAAGAGATAACTAA
- the cysE gene encoding serine O-acetyltransferase, with translation MFKHIKSDIQAVFENDPAARGLFEVIFTYSGLHAIWAHRVAHSLYKRRWFAMSRCISQCSRFMTGIEIHPGATIGNRLFIDHGMGVVIGETCEIGDDVVIYQGVTLGGTGKEKGKRHPTIGNNVVIASGAKVLGSFTIGDQCNIGANSVVLKEVPSNSTVVGIPGTIVKKDGRRVDRLSHQLPDPVVDSMRLLQLEVEKLRMELESMKQEKQRLNSKEVPTGCE, from the coding sequence ATGTTTAAGCACATCAAATCAGATATCCAAGCGGTATTTGAGAATGATCCTGCTGCCAGAGGACTATTTGAGGTTATCTTCACCTATTCAGGGCTTCATGCTATCTGGGCCCACCGTGTTGCACATTCTCTCTATAAACGTCGGTGGTTTGCCATGTCGCGTTGTATCTCACAGTGTAGTCGCTTTATGACGGGGATTGAGATCCATCCGGGTGCTACAATCGGTAATCGATTGTTTATAGATCATGGCATGGGCGTTGTTATTGGTGAGACATGTGAAATTGGAGATGACGTAGTTATTTATCAAGGTGTAACTCTTGGGGGAACAGGTAAGGAAAAAGGTAAACGTCACCCCACCATTGGAAATAATGTTGTCATTGCATCTGGAGCTAAAGTACTCGGTTCTTTTACGATAGGTGACCAGTGTAACATTGGAGCTAATTCGGTTGTATTAAAAGAAGTTCCATCCAATAGTACTGTGGTGGGTATACCAGGTACAATCGTCAAGAAGGACGGTAGACGAGTGGATCGTCTCAGTCATCAGCTACCGGATCCAGTCGTTGATTCTATGCGCCTGCTTCAGCTGGAGGTTGAGAAGCTTCGTATGGAGCTAGAAAGTATGAAGCAGGAGAAACAGCGACTGAATTCGAAAGAAGTGCCTACTGGATGTGAATAA
- the ispF gene encoding 2-C-methyl-D-erythritol 2,4-cyclodiphosphate synthase has translation MIRVGQGFDVHQLVAGRPCIIGGVTIPYEKGLLGHSDADVLLHAVTDAILGALGLGDIGKHFPDTDPDYKDADSLKLLEHVWSLAKEKGYRLGNIDSTIIAQQPKMASYIPQIAEVLAKVLEAEVSQVNVKATTTEQLGFVGRGEGIAAQSIVCLVQDMLSS, from the coding sequence GTGATAAGAGTAGGACAAGGATTTGATGTGCATCAATTGGTAGCGGGAAGGCCGTGTATTATTGGCGGGGTTACGATTCCTTATGAGAAGGGACTGTTGGGTCACTCTGACGCAGACGTTCTATTGCATGCCGTTACAGATGCTATTCTAGGCGCTCTAGGACTTGGAGATATTGGCAAACACTTTCCGGATACAGATCCAGATTATAAGGATGCGGATAGTCTTAAGCTACTAGAGCATGTATGGAGTCTCGCTAAGGAGAAGGGCTACCGTCTTGGTAATATCGATTCCACGATTATAGCTCAACAACCCAAAATGGCGTCCTATATACCACAAATAGCTGAGGTTCTTGCGAAAGTGCTAGAAGCGGAGGTTTCACAAGTTAACGTAAAAGCAACGACTACGGAACAACTTGGGTTCGTTGGACGTGGAGAGGGGATTGCCGCGCAATCTATTGTATGCCTTGTCCAAGATATGCTATCATCTTGA
- a CDS encoding NYN domain-containing protein, translating into MADLRDVLLVDAYNMIGGWPELAELAQNNMQGARDRLLERLSDYQAFTGMHVIVVFDAYRVPGLGKSFSQSKLQVYFTKEKETADETIERLVGELSRKRRQIYVATSDFIEQHVIFAKGALRMSARELLIEVENSDREIQKRIERDNSKSTRNTLDGKLSAEQRKLFERWRRE; encoded by the coding sequence ATGGCTGATTTGCGGGATGTGCTTCTTGTTGACGCTTATAACATGATCGGGGGCTGGCCCGAGCTTGCGGAATTAGCGCAGAATAATATGCAAGGAGCAAGAGACCGATTACTTGAACGATTGTCAGACTATCAGGCTTTTACTGGAATGCATGTGATCGTTGTCTTTGATGCTTATCGAGTTCCAGGACTCGGTAAATCATTCTCTCAGAGCAAATTACAAGTATATTTCACCAAGGAAAAAGAAACGGCTGATGAAACGATAGAGCGATTAGTCGGGGAATTAAGTAGAAAACGTCGTCAAATCTATGTAGCCACTAGCGATTTCATCGAACAGCATGTTATCTTTGCTAAAGGTGCACTACGAATGTCAGCCAGGGAGCTGCTTATTGAGGTCGAGAACAGTGATCGTGAAATTCAGAAACGGATTGAGCGAGACAATAGTAAGTCGACCCGTAATACTTTGGATGGTAAACTAAGTGCTGAGCAGCGTAAGTTATTTGAACGATGGCGTCGCGAATAA
- a CDS encoding PIN/TRAM domain-containing protein, whose translation MLKKAILAFIGLCGAWFGYTLYHTAGSSFPKVINMFGEQSSIVGSLVCAMLGAILFMLIGSLCADRVAYTLHHVIGAFSKMPMNELTAGAVGLIGGLVLALLLYPSLAWLGKVGQMIGVGITLVCGYMGFRVGMAKKEELATLWTSGRWSRAELSDERKLEEHKILDTSVIIDGRIADICKTGFIEGTIVIPRFVLEELQHIADSSDLLKRNRGRRGLDILNKIQKELDIRVMIYEGDFEDISEVDSKLVKLAKVLQGKVVTNDFNLNKVCELQSVSVLNINDLANAVKPVVLPGEEIMVQVIKDGKEHGQGVAYLDDGTMIVVEGGREYIGMIMEVLVTSVLQTSAGRMIFAKPKLMEKAQ comes from the coding sequence ATGTTAAAAAAAGCCATTTTAGCATTCATAGGACTATGTGGTGCATGGTTTGGTTACACGTTGTATCATACGGCAGGGAGTTCGTTCCCAAAGGTAATAAATATGTTTGGTGAACAATCATCGATCGTGGGGAGTTTAGTCTGTGCTATGTTGGGCGCTATTTTATTTATGTTGATAGGCTCCCTTTGCGCAGATAGGGTTGCATACACATTGCATCATGTCATAGGGGCCTTTTCAAAAATGCCTATGAACGAGTTAACGGCTGGAGCAGTAGGCTTGATAGGGGGACTTGTGCTTGCACTGCTACTGTATCCAAGTTTAGCATGGTTAGGTAAAGTGGGACAAATGATTGGGGTAGGAATCACTTTAGTCTGTGGCTACATGGGATTTCGTGTAGGGATGGCCAAAAAGGAAGAATTAGCAACGTTATGGACATCGGGAAGATGGAGCCGGGCTGAGCTATCTGATGAAAGAAAGCTAGAGGAACACAAAATTCTGGACACGAGTGTCATTATTGATGGACGGATTGCAGACATTTGTAAAACGGGGTTTATTGAAGGCACGATTGTTATTCCTAGATTTGTACTTGAAGAATTGCAGCATATCGCGGATTCTTCCGATTTATTGAAACGGAATCGTGGGCGCAGAGGCCTTGATATTTTGAATAAAATTCAAAAAGAACTAGATATTCGAGTTATGATCTATGAAGGAGATTTCGAAGATATATCTGAAGTCGATAGTAAGCTAGTGAAGCTGGCAAAAGTACTTCAAGGTAAAGTGGTTACTAATGACTTCAATCTTAATAAAGTATGTGAACTTCAAAGCGTATCTGTATTAAATATTAATGATTTGGCCAATGCAGTGAAGCCTGTTGTATTACCTGGTGAAGAGATTATGGTGCAGGTGATTAAGGACGGTAAAGAACATGGTCAAGGTGTAGCCTATTTAGATGACGGTACTATGATTGTCGTGGAAGGTGGACGTGAGTATATTGGCATGATTATGGAGGTGCTTGTAACGAGCGTACTACAGACTTCTGCAGGTAGGATGATATTTGCGAAACCGAAATTGATGGAAAAAGCCCAGTAA
- the rlmB gene encoding 23S rRNA (guanosine(2251)-2'-O)-methyltransferase RlmB, whose protein sequence is MEEEMIAGKHSVTEALRSGRSINKIWIYENAQKHLTLPIVAEAKKRGVVIQHVDKRKLDQLVPDVQHQGVVAQVAPYTYAEVDELLAIAEQKGEHPFLILLDEIEDPHNLGSILRTADCTGAHGVIIPKRRSAQVTATVSKTSAGAVEYVPVAQVTNLGQTIDQLKEKGVWVVGTDVDATEGIYDTEVFNGPVALVIGNEGKGMGRLIREKCDVLIKLPMEGKINSLNASVAAGVVMYEVLRRRHLEG, encoded by the coding sequence ATGGAAGAAGAAATGATTGCGGGTAAACATTCTGTTACAGAAGCACTTCGTTCAGGACGAAGTATCAATAAAATATGGATTTATGAGAATGCACAGAAACATCTAACACTGCCCATCGTTGCCGAGGCTAAGAAACGGGGCGTTGTTATCCAACATGTGGACAAACGCAAGTTGGATCAATTGGTGCCGGATGTACAGCATCAAGGAGTGGTGGCTCAAGTAGCGCCGTACACTTATGCGGAGGTAGATGAGCTTTTAGCTATTGCTGAACAAAAGGGCGAGCATCCTTTTCTGATTTTACTAGATGAGATTGAAGATCCACATAATTTAGGTTCGATTCTGCGTACAGCCGACTGCACGGGAGCCCATGGCGTTATCATTCCAAAGCGTCGTTCTGCACAGGTTACAGCAACGGTATCCAAAACATCTGCTGGAGCTGTTGAATATGTACCTGTGGCTCAAGTGACTAATTTAGGTCAAACGATTGATCAGTTGAAAGAAAAAGGCGTATGGGTAGTGGGTACGGATGTTGACGCTACAGAGGGAATCTACGATACTGAAGTATTCAATGGTCCTGTTGCACTGGTTATAGGGAATGAAGGCAAAGGAATGGGCCGATTAATTCGTGAAAAGTGCGATGTGTTGATCAAGTTGCCTATGGAAGGTAAAATTAATTCGCTAAACGCCTCCGTTGCAGCGGGTGTAGTGATGTACGAAGTGCTACGTCGTCGACACCTCGAAGGGTAG